In Panicum virgatum strain AP13 chromosome 4N, P.virgatum_v5, whole genome shotgun sequence, a single window of DNA contains:
- the LOC120669687 gene encoding EIN3-binding F-box protein 1-like — translation MSPFQGYRGDGVLAGVRSRKRVFASAADEPVTATAPRRQKRREEPSLDALPDECLFEVLRRVRGARARCASACVSRRWLALLAGIRASEAVLAPPFPAVPDLNMEYLGGEEEEADLMDHDGDARERTFEGKEATDARLMAAAVAGRLAAVSVRGSHPARGVTDSSISALARGCPALRSLALWDVPQVTDAGLAEIAAECHALERLDITGCPLVTDKGLITVAQGCPELKSLTIEACSGVANEGLKAIGRCCAKLQAVNIKNCTHVDDQGVSGLICSATASLTKVRLQGLSITDASLAVIGYYGKAITDLTLARLPAVGERGFWVMANALGLQKLRCMTVTSCRGLTDLALASVAKFSPSLKHVNLKKCSKVSDGCLKEFAESARALENLQVEECNKVTLMGILAFLLNCSPKFKALSLVKCIGIKDICSAPAQLPVCKSLRSLTIKDCTGFTDASLAVVGMICPQLENVNLSGLGAVTDNGFLPLINSSESGLVNVDLNGCENLTDAAVSALVKVHGCSLAHLSLEGCSKITDASLFAISESCSQLAELDLSNCMVSDYGVAVLAAAKQLKLRILSLSGCMKVTQKSVPFLGSMSSSLEGLNLQFNFIGNHNIASLEKQLWHCDILA, via the exons atgtctccgttCCAGGGATACAGAG GTGATGGGGTTCTCGCCGGCGTCCGGTCGCGGAAGCGCGTGTTCGCGTCGGCGGCCGACGAGCCCGTGACGGCCACCGCGCCCAGGCGGCAGAAGCGGAGGGAGGAGCCGTCGCTGGACGCGCTCCCGGACGAGTGCCTCTTCGAGGTCCTGCGCCGCGTGCGGGGCGCCCGCGCGCGCTGCGCCTCCGCCTGCGTCTCCCGCCGATGGCTCGCGCTCCTCGCCGGCATCCGCGCCTCCGAGGCCGTGCTGGCCCCACCCTTCCCCGCCGTGCCGGACCTCAACATGGAGTAcctcggcggcgaggaggaggaggccgaccTCATGGaccacgacggcgacgcccgcgaGAGGACCTTCGAGGGCAAGGAGGCCACGGACGCTCGCCTCATGgccgcggccgtcgccggccgcctgGCCGCCGTCTCCGTCCGCGGGAGCCACCCAGCGCGCGGAGTCACCGACTCGAGCATCTCCGCGCTCGCCCGCGGCTGCCCGGCGCTCCGGTCCCTCGCCCTGTGGGATGTTCCGCAGGTGACCGATGCTGGGCTCGCTGAGATCGCCGCCGAGTGCCACGCGCTGGAGCGTCTGGACATCACTGGCTGCCCGCTGGTCACGGACAAGGGCCTCATCACCGTCGCTCAGGGTTGCCCGGAGCTGAAATCCTTGACCATCGAGGCATGCTCCGGTGTTGCCAACGAGGGTCTCAAGGCGATCGGCCGGTGCTGTGCTAAGCTGCAGGCGGTGAACATCAAGAACTGCACTCATGTTGATGACCAGGGTGTGTCTGGCCTCATCTGCTCCGCAACCGCCTCATTGACCAAGGTCCGGCTCCAGGGTCTGAGCATTACTGATGCTTCTCTTGCGGTGATTGGGTACTACGGGAAGGCTATCACAGACCTCACCCTCGCTCGCCTCCCAGCAGTTGGTGAGAGGGGATTTTGGGTGATGGCCAATGCCCTGGGCCTGCAGAAGCTCAGATGTATGACTGTCACCTCCTGCCGGGGACTCACGGATCTTGCTCTTGCATCTGTTGCCAAGTTCAGCCCAAGTTTGAAGCATGTTAACCTCAAGAAGTGCAGCAAGGTCTCCGATGGTTGCCTCAAGGAATTCGCGGAATCAGCAAGGGCTCTGGAGAACTTGCAGGTTGAGGAATGCAACAAGGTTACTCTCATGGGCATTCTTGCTTTCCTCCTCAACTGCAGCCCGAAGTTTAAGGCTCTCTCTTTGGTAAAATGCATTGGGATTAAGGACATCTGCTCTGCACCTGCACAGCTTCCAGTATGCAAGTCGCTTCGCTCCCTGACCATCAAGGATTGCACAGGTTTCACTGATGCCAGCTTGGCCGTGGTGGGCATGATCTGCCCTCAGTTGGAGAATGTCAATTTGAGCGGTCTTGGTGCAGTTACCGACAATGGCTTCCTTCCGTTGATCAACAGTTCTGAGAGCGGGCTGGTCAACGTTGATTTGAATGGCTGTGAGAATCTCACAGATGCAGCTGTTTCTGCCTTGGTGAAGGTGCACGGTTGTTCTCTTGCACACCTTAGCCTTGAGGGCTGCAGTAAGATTACTGATGCAAGCCTGTTTGCAATCTCTGAGAGCTGCAGCCAGCTTGCCGAGCTTGATCTTTCAAACTGCATGGTCAGCGACTATGGTGTTGCGGTCTTGGCAGCGGCAAAGCAGCTCAAGCTTCGTATCCTCTCACTGTCTGGTTGTATGAAGGTCACCCAGAAGAGTGTTCCTTTCTTAGGCAGCATGTCTTCATCCTTGGAGGGACTCAATCTCCAGTTCAACTTCATCGGCAACCACAACATCGCTTCGTTGGAGAAGCAGCTCTGGCATTGCGACATCCTTGCTTAG